The Deinococcus carri genome segment TCATCGGTGCTTTCACACCCGTGTTTTCGAGGCGTGTCTGGCCCCAGGTTCAACTGCTGCTGATCGGGGCGATTCTGGCACCGGGCCAGCGAACGGTGACGGCAACCTTGCGCGTTCTGGGGCTGGCCGACGAACCAAAATTCGTGACCTATCACCGCGTGCTCAACCGGGTCCGCTGGTCAAATCTGCAAACCAGTCGGATTCTGCTGCGGTTGCTGATCCACACCTTTGTGCCCCAAGGACCAGTGGTCCTTGGGCTGG includes the following:
- a CDS encoding transposase produces the protein MSLPPWFTLIIGAFTPVFSRRVWPQVQLLLIGAILAPGQRTVTATLRVLGLADEPKFVTYHRVLNRVRWSNLQTSRILLRLLIHTFVPQGPVVLGL